One Brevibacillus choshinensis genomic window carries:
- a CDS encoding SDR family oxidoreductase: protein MDLQLQGKTAIVLASSKGLGKATAICLAQEGANVTICGRDGAALASVRADIEQATGKAPLAVTIDVTKEEDIKRVVDETVRHFGSVHILINNSGGPTPGTFDQLSDEHWIKAFELNLLSYVRAIRAVLPHMRANQFGRIINFASSSFKQPLDNLILSNTFRTGVLGLAKTLSAELGPDGILINTIGPGRIATDRVKQLDEMDAAKKGMDADEVRTQSENKIPLGRYGQPDEFARMVTFLASPANSYVTGQSFLVDGGLVRAI from the coding sequence ATGGATCTGCAATTGCAAGGAAAAACGGCGATCGTACTCGCTTCTTCAAAAGGATTAGGTAAAGCGACAGCCATTTGTCTCGCACAGGAAGGGGCTAACGTGACGATTTGCGGACGCGACGGGGCGGCACTGGCATCTGTTCGCGCCGATATCGAGCAAGCGACTGGCAAGGCACCGCTGGCAGTCACAATAGACGTGACCAAGGAAGAAGACATCAAGCGTGTCGTAGACGAAACGGTACGTCACTTCGGCAGTGTACATATTTTGATCAACAATTCAGGTGGACCGACGCCTGGCACCTTTGATCAATTGAGTGACGAGCATTGGATCAAAGCATTCGAGCTGAATTTGCTCAGCTATGTGCGTGCGATCCGCGCAGTATTGCCTCACATGCGCGCCAACCAATTCGGACGCATCATCAACTTTGCCTCGTCTTCCTTCAAACAGCCGCTGGACAATCTGATTCTCTCCAATACATTCCGCACCGGAGTGCTGGGCCTGGCCAAAACGCTGTCGGCCGAGCTGGGACCAGACGGCATCTTGATCAATACAATCGGACCAGGACGCATCGCGACGGATCGTGTCAAGCAGCTGGACGAAATGGATGCCGCGAAAAAAGGCATGGATGCAGACGAGGTGCGCACACAATCGGAAAATAAGATACCGCTCGGACGTTACGGTCAGCCGGATGAATTTGCCCGCATGGTTACGTTCCTCGCATCACCTGCAAACAGCTATGTGACCGGCCAGTCGTTCCTGGTAGATGGCGGCTTGGTACGGGCTATTTAA
- a CDS encoding YajQ family cyclic di-GMP-binding protein: protein MSKESSFDIVSKVDLSEVNNAIQTALKEIENRFDFKGTKSKITLEKEELVLVSDDEFKLGQVKDILIGKLVKREVPIKNLDYGKVEPAAGGTVRQRVKLIQGIDKDNAKKINAIIKDAGLKVKTQIQDDQIRVTGKSKDELQQIINAIRKSDLPLEVQFINYR from the coding sequence ATGAGCAAAGAAAGCTCGTTTGACATCGTATCAAAGGTCGATCTGTCTGAGGTAAACAATGCGATCCAGACGGCATTAAAGGAAATCGAAAACCGCTTTGACTTCAAGGGCACGAAAAGCAAGATCACCCTGGAAAAAGAAGAGCTGGTCCTCGTCTCCGATGACGAATTCAAGCTGGGACAAGTCAAGGATATTCTGATCGGGAAGCTCGTCAAGCGGGAAGTGCCGATCAAGAATCTGGACTATGGAAAAGTCGAGCCGGCAGCAGGCGGTACCGTTCGCCAGCGCGTCAAGCTGATCCAAGGCATCGATAAAGACAACGCAAAGAAAATCAACGCCATCATCAAGGATGCAGGCCTGAAAGTGAAAACGCAAATACAGGACGACCAGATCCGAGTGACTGGAAAAAGCAAAGATGAGCTGCAGCAGATCATCAACGCCATCCGCAAGTCAGACCTGCCTTTAGAAGTGCAATTTATCAACTATCGATAA
- a CDS encoding GNAT family N-acetyltransferase, giving the protein MDIRRLGPEDAEAFSAVRLEALQKDPDAFGATYEDEKKRTLPEWKERLSLATPGESGYFGAFSDGEIVGTIGFFRHKGTKARHKAAIVAMYVRESHRGSGLAAGLMNAALDYLRGLGDIDQVQLAVVTTNPAAIRFYEKMGFSVYGMEKRALRAGEKYFDEALMYLLFE; this is encoded by the coding sequence ATGGATATCAGACGACTGGGGCCAGAGGATGCAGAGGCATTTTCTGCAGTGAGACTCGAGGCTCTGCAAAAAGACCCGGATGCTTTCGGTGCTACGTATGAAGATGAGAAAAAACGGACGCTGCCGGAGTGGAAGGAGAGACTCTCTCTTGCGACTCCCGGGGAAAGCGGTTACTTTGGCGCTTTCTCAGATGGAGAAATCGTGGGGACAATCGGCTTCTTTCGGCATAAAGGAACGAAGGCACGCCACAAAGCAGCCATTGTGGCCATGTACGTGAGAGAATCGCATAGGGGCTCAGGGCTTGCGGCAGGATTAATGAATGCGGCTTTGGACTATTTGCGTGGATTAGGCGATATCGATCAGGTACAGCTGGCGGTCGTCACGACGAATCCCGCAGCCATCCGCTTTTACGAGAAAATGGGCTTTTCGGTGTATGGCATGGAAAAGCGTGCGCTGCGAGCAGGGGAGAAGTACTTTGACGAAGCCTTGATGTACCTACTGTTTGAATAA
- the leuD gene encoding 3-isopropylmalate dehydratase small subunit has translation MNPFVIHTGLVAPLDRVNVDTDAIIPKQFLKRIERSGFGQFLFYEWRFQVDGTPIDSFILNTPAYKDSTILLARNNFGCGSSREHAPWALTDYGFRAVIAPSFADIFYNNCFKNGFLPITLSEEQVDELFKRASERENYQLTIDLEEQVVKDNDGLSYPFEVDSYRRYCLLNGLDDIGITLQYEDKIAAYEASR, from the coding sequence ATGAACCCATTTGTCATCCACACCGGTCTGGTAGCACCACTCGATCGTGTAAATGTAGATACAGACGCAATCATTCCCAAACAATTTTTGAAGCGCATTGAGCGCAGCGGCTTTGGTCAATTCCTGTTCTACGAATGGCGTTTCCAAGTCGACGGCACTCCGATCGACTCGTTCATTCTGAACACGCCTGCATACAAGGATTCTACCATTCTCCTTGCCCGCAACAACTTCGGCTGCGGCTCCTCCCGCGAGCACGCACCTTGGGCATTGACTGACTACGGATTCCGAGCTGTTATCGCACCTTCTTTTGCTGACATTTTCTACAACAACTGCTTCAAGAACGGCTTCCTGCCGATTACCCTCAGCGAAGAACAAGTGGATGAACTGTTCAAGCGCGCCTCGGAGCGTGAAAATTATCAATTGACGATCGACCTTGAGGAGCAAGTCGTCAAGGACAACGATGGTCTCTCCTATCCGTTCGAAGTGGATTCTTACCGTCGTTACTGCTTGCTGAACGGATTGGACGATATCGGAATCACCTTGCAATACGAGGACAAGATCGCTGCCTACGAGGCCAGCCGGTAA
- the leuC gene encoding 3-isopropylmalate dehydratase large subunit, with protein sequence MTARTMFEKIWDNHAIHEEAGKPSLLYIDLHLVHEVTSPQAFEGLRLAGRQVRRPELTFATMDHNVPTADRFNVKDPISRQQMETLTENCKEFGITLADLNSPDQGIVHVIGPELGLTHPGKTIVCGDSHTSTHGAFGALAFGIGTSEVEHVLATQCLQQLKPKTMEVRVNGDLPFGVSAKDLILAIIAKYGTDFATGYVIEYTGAAIRKLTMEERMTVCNMTIEGGARAGLIAPDQTTFDYLKNKRYVPQGEDFLAAVEAWKQLCTDEGAKYDTVVEIDATEIAPQVTWGTSPGMGTNITATVPSPESFETTAQRKAAQDALAYMGLTPGTPMSEIKIDRVFIGSCTNGRIEDLRKAAEVAKGRKVSPSVHAMVVPGSQAVKQLAEQEGLHLIFQEAGFDWRESGCSMCLAMNPDILSEGERCASTSNRNFEGRQGRGGRTHLVSPEMAAAAAIAGHFVDVREWKNENASQEVFQ encoded by the coding sequence ATGACAGCCCGCACCATGTTTGAAAAGATTTGGGACAATCACGCGATTCACGAAGAAGCAGGTAAGCCTAGCCTCTTGTACATTGACCTGCATCTGGTACACGAGGTCACTTCGCCCCAAGCATTCGAGGGACTTCGTCTGGCAGGTCGCCAGGTTCGTCGCCCGGAATTGACCTTCGCAACCATGGACCACAACGTACCTACCGCTGACCGCTTTAACGTTAAGGATCCAATCTCCCGTCAGCAAATGGAAACATTGACTGAAAATTGCAAGGAGTTTGGCATCACGCTTGCTGACCTGAACAGCCCTGACCAAGGGATCGTACACGTGATCGGCCCTGAGCTCGGACTCACTCACCCGGGAAAAACGATCGTTTGCGGTGACAGCCACACCTCTACTCACGGTGCTTTCGGCGCCCTCGCATTCGGGATCGGAACAAGTGAAGTCGAGCACGTACTGGCGACGCAATGTCTCCAACAGCTCAAACCGAAAACCATGGAAGTTCGTGTAAACGGCGACTTGCCTTTCGGTGTCAGCGCAAAAGACTTAATTTTGGCGATTATCGCAAAATACGGCACTGACTTTGCTACCGGTTACGTCATCGAGTATACAGGTGCTGCCATCCGCAAGCTCACGATGGAAGAGCGCATGACCGTCTGCAACATGACCATCGAGGGTGGCGCTCGCGCAGGTCTGATCGCGCCTGACCAAACGACTTTTGATTACTTGAAAAACAAGCGCTACGTTCCACAAGGCGAGGATTTCTTGGCTGCAGTAGAAGCCTGGAAGCAGCTCTGCACAGACGAAGGCGCCAAGTACGACACGGTGGTAGAAATCGACGCGACAGAGATCGCACCGCAAGTCACTTGGGGTACCAGCCCTGGTATGGGTACCAACATCACGGCGACTGTTCCGAGTCCAGAGTCATTTGAGACAACTGCTCAGCGCAAAGCAGCGCAGGACGCACTCGCTTACATGGGGCTTACACCTGGCACTCCGATGAGTGAAATCAAAATCGATCGCGTGTTCATCGGCTCCTGTACAAACGGTCGTATCGAAGACCTGCGCAAGGCAGCTGAGGTGGCAAAAGGACGCAAGGTCTCCCCTTCCGTTCACGCGATGGTCGTGCCTGGTTCCCAAGCTGTGAAACAACTTGCAGAACAAGAAGGATTGCACCTCATTTTCCAGGAAGCCGGCTTTGACTGGCGTGAATCCGGCTGCTCGATGTGCCTCGCGATGAACCCGGATATCCTTTCAGAAGGTGAGCGTTGCGCCTCTACTTCCAACCGGAACTTTGAAGGTCGCCAGGGACGCGGCGGACGCACTCACCTGGTCAGCCCTGAAATGGCAGCTGCTGCAGCAATCGCGGGTCACTTTGTAGACGTTCGCGAATGGAAAAATGAGAACGCAAGCCAGGAGGTATTCCAATGA
- a CDS encoding LysR family transcriptional regulator: MELRQVRYVLAVAEERSFSRAANRLHLAQPSLSQQIAKLEKLLGVSLFHRLPQHVELTDAGQRFVQVAQTLVDMSEGLEREMRAYAVGESGKLLVGSLPITGAYVLPRVISAFTKQFPGVELQLMEDTSSHLEQLLVRGKIDVSLLTMPISDPSLEIIPAINEDIFLAVPPQHPLADREEVDLAEVADQPFILLKEGQGFRTISLRLCEQAGFRPRIVFESSNIQTVQSLVAAGMGLSFAPKMITLAPGTVEPPVYVKLTSKPYRTLVVAYRKDRPLSRPGEAFVQSLVEQGGHI, encoded by the coding sequence ATGGAGTTACGACAAGTTCGCTATGTGCTTGCAGTTGCGGAAGAACGCAGTTTTTCACGCGCCGCAAACCGATTACATCTGGCTCAGCCCTCGCTCAGCCAACAGATTGCCAAACTGGAAAAATTGCTCGGAGTGAGCTTGTTTCACAGACTTCCCCAACATGTCGAACTGACAGATGCGGGCCAGCGATTTGTGCAAGTGGCGCAAACTTTGGTAGACATGTCAGAGGGGCTTGAGAGAGAAATGCGTGCTTACGCAGTGGGGGAGAGCGGAAAGCTGCTGGTTGGCAGCCTGCCGATTACAGGCGCCTACGTCCTTCCGCGCGTCATTTCAGCCTTTACCAAGCAATTTCCAGGTGTGGAGCTGCAATTGATGGAGGATACGTCGAGTCATCTGGAGCAGCTTTTGGTGAGAGGAAAAATTGACGTGAGTCTGCTGACGATGCCCATCAGCGATCCGTCTCTGGAGATTATTCCGGCAATTAACGAAGATATCTTCCTGGCCGTTCCGCCTCAGCATCCACTGGCAGATCGGGAGGAGGTCGATCTGGCCGAAGTGGCGGATCAGCCGTTTATCCTGCTGAAGGAAGGACAAGGCTTTCGCACCATTTCGCTGCGTCTCTGTGAGCAGGCGGGTTTCCGCCCTCGCATCGTGTTCGAGAGCAGCAATATCCAGACCGTGCAGTCGCTGGTGGCAGCGGGAATGGGGTTGTCGTTTGCTCCAAAAATGATCACGCTAGCGCCAGGCACAGTGGAACCGCCGGTCTATGTCAAGCTCACTTCCAAGCCGTATCGGACACTCGTCGTTGCGTATCGCAAGGACAGGCCGCTGTCTCGACCGGGAGAAGCGTTTGTGCAAAGCCTGGTAGAGCAGGGCGGACATATTTGA
- a CDS encoding class F sortase, with translation MKSILLSVFLFCMVISGCTHHTQPPAAQPSAVEEHSISQISEPPIVSVNLPQVPYGPAIPEKKQLPPPLVNGITPKKLQIPAIHLSTLIEPVGVLQNGQMDVPKAFDRVGILAPWTKPGMKGSAVIAGHFDHYTGPAVFYNLRKLQPGDHIQVSDEAGKVLTFQVNRVESFPASEAPIDQIFEEKEGAHLNLITCSGKFNKKKQEHARRLVVFSELIQ, from the coding sequence ATGAAATCCATTCTCTTATCCGTATTCCTCTTCTGCATGGTCATCTCCGGGTGTACCCATCATACGCAGCCGCCCGCTGCTCAGCCTTCAGCAGTGGAGGAACATTCCATCAGCCAAATAAGCGAGCCGCCCATTGTCAGTGTAAATCTCCCGCAAGTGCCATACGGTCCGGCAATTCCAGAAAAAAAACAGCTTCCTCCTCCGCTAGTTAACGGAATCACACCCAAAAAACTGCAGATTCCTGCCATTCATCTATCCACGCTTATTGAGCCTGTGGGCGTACTGCAAAATGGACAAATGGACGTACCTAAAGCTTTTGACCGCGTAGGTATCCTCGCCCCCTGGACAAAGCCGGGTATGAAAGGCAGCGCCGTGATCGCTGGGCATTTTGATCATTACACCGGTCCGGCCGTATTTTACAACCTGCGAAAACTGCAGCCAGGCGATCACATACAGGTAAGCGACGAAGCAGGAAAAGTCCTCACTTTCCAAGTGAACCGTGTGGAAAGCTTCCCGGCAAGCGAGGCACCGATTGACCAGATCTTTGAAGAGAAAGAAGGCGCCCACCTGAACCTGATTACGTGCTCAGGCAAGTTTAACAAGAAAAAGCAGGAGCATGCGCGCCGTCTGGTCGTTTTCTCGGAGCTCATCCAGTAG
- a CDS encoding thioredoxin family protein — MREVKTEADFEQAIASSKPVVVKFFTDWCPDCHRIDPFMPAVEEKYQAELDMISVNRDTLPELSQKLDVFGIPSFIAFQEGKELVRFVSKLGKNREEIEHFLDRAIQVGKGLEQA; from the coding sequence ATGAGAGAAGTAAAAACGGAAGCCGATTTCGAACAAGCCATTGCATCCTCCAAACCAGTCGTTGTTAAATTTTTCACCGATTGGTGCCCTGATTGCCATCGGATTGACCCCTTCATGCCAGCGGTAGAAGAAAAGTATCAAGCTGAGCTGGATATGATTTCTGTCAATCGTGATACGTTGCCAGAGCTGTCCCAAAAGCTTGATGTGTTTGGAATCCCCAGCTTTATTGCTTTCCAAGAAGGAAAAGAGCTGGTGCGTTTTGTGAGCAAGCTGGGTAAAAACCGTGAGGAAATCGAACATTTTCTAGATCGCGCCATCCAAGTTGGCAAAGGGTTGGAGCAAGCCTGA
- a CDS encoding RluA family pseudouridine synthase, with protein sequence MQAMKKDGEWLVAHLTAADAATPIGNLLREGWKLPRKQVHLLFQHKEVLLDGKSVPQHAVGQEGQEIRLRLCQPEPLGLDPVEKPVQVLYEDDHLLIVEKEAGVLLHPTEPQHLMTLDHMVAGHFFRTGQQAKVRHVHRLDQDTSGVVLYAKHPWASAILDEMLRDRVIKRTYVAFVHGKLAKDSGKINEPIGSDRNHPTRRRVTPNGDKAVTHYTVRQRYRSATQIECRLETGRTHQIRVHLSHIGHPLMGDVLYGGKRDGVNRQALHAESLRFDHPFGGATIEVRAGLPADLRELEKRLQ encoded by the coding sequence ATGCAAGCCATGAAAAAAGACGGGGAGTGGCTCGTTGCGCACTTGACTGCCGCAGATGCAGCCACTCCGATTGGGAACCTGCTGCGAGAAGGGTGGAAGCTGCCTCGCAAGCAGGTCCATCTTTTATTTCAGCATAAAGAAGTTCTGCTGGATGGGAAGTCTGTTCCGCAGCATGCCGTGGGACAAGAAGGACAAGAGATTCGCCTTCGACTTTGTCAGCCGGAACCATTGGGCCTCGATCCGGTGGAAAAACCTGTACAGGTCTTGTACGAAGACGATCACCTCCTCATTGTAGAAAAAGAAGCGGGTGTCCTTTTGCATCCGACCGAGCCGCAGCATCTGATGACCTTGGATCACATGGTCGCCGGTCATTTTTTCCGTACGGGCCAGCAGGCAAAAGTCAGGCACGTTCATCGTCTTGATCAGGATACGTCAGGAGTTGTCCTGTATGCCAAGCATCCCTGGGCGTCCGCCATCCTGGACGAGATGCTGCGGGATCGAGTGATCAAACGAACGTATGTGGCGTTTGTCCATGGCAAGCTGGCTAAAGACAGCGGCAAAATAAATGAGCCTATCGGATCTGACCGCAATCATCCCACGCGCAGAAGAGTAACTCCCAATGGGGACAAGGCCGTCACTCACTACACGGTGCGTCAAAGGTACCGCAGCGCCACCCAAATCGAATGCCGACTGGAGACAGGGCGGACGCATCAGATTCGCGTCCATCTCAGCCACATCGGGCATCCGCTGATGGGGGACGTCCTGTATGGTGGAAAGCGTGATGGCGTGAATCGTCAGGCCCTGCACGCAGAGTCATTGCGATTTGATCATCCATTCGGGGGAGCGACGATCGAGGTTCGAGCGGGGCTACCTGCTGATCTGCGGGAACTGGAAAAGAGACTGCAATAA
- a CDS encoding YheC/YheD family protein: MKRPTIGILTWREGKKFAEPAYFRRLLRAGQELGGTVFLFSPKDVLAGGKQVRGYVLDSSGRWQARIFDRPDAVFDRYRYTPTQAFKDYVAFRRTSNFLYANNRLANKWRVHEVLDRDARMHRWLPETLLYNRANLGKMLGRHSYLYVKPLNGTGGRNILCIEKTEHGYRLLGRNKQRAKISTVVKQLEALHRFVHNWTRSEKYIVQQGLRLQLVPNRAVDMRLLIQKDGNGDWRVTGHGMRVGGERSATSNLHGGGRAVAVPEFLRPRFGEARTAEIVRDCEQLAYQTAESLENHFGRMVEFGLDIGIDVNGRPWLIEVNPKPAREVFREMGALQQYKQAINRPLEYAMYLARTRGQEEKESKYPQAAARR, translated from the coding sequence ATGAAACGACCCACAATCGGCATTCTGACCTGGCGGGAAGGCAAGAAATTTGCAGAGCCAGCGTACTTCCGGCGCCTCCTGCGGGCAGGACAAGAGCTGGGCGGCACGGTTTTTCTCTTTTCGCCAAAGGATGTTCTGGCTGGGGGAAAACAGGTGCGAGGATATGTCCTGGACAGCAGCGGCAGATGGCAAGCGCGGATTTTTGACCGACCGGATGCCGTCTTTGACCGCTACCGTTATACTCCTACCCAAGCATTCAAAGATTATGTGGCGTTTCGGCGCACGAGTAACTTTTTGTACGCAAACAATCGACTGGCGAACAAATGGCGGGTGCACGAGGTGCTAGATCGCGATGCCAGGATGCACAGATGGCTTCCGGAGACGCTTTTGTACAATCGGGCCAACCTGGGAAAGATGCTGGGAAGGCATTCTTATCTGTACGTAAAGCCGTTGAACGGGACAGGGGGGCGCAATATCCTGTGCATTGAAAAAACAGAACATGGCTATCGCCTGCTGGGAAGAAACAAGCAAAGAGCGAAAATATCCACTGTCGTAAAGCAGCTGGAGGCCCTGCATCGCTTTGTGCACAACTGGACGAGGAGTGAGAAGTACATCGTCCAGCAAGGCTTGCGGTTGCAGCTCGTTCCGAACCGAGCAGTGGATATGCGTCTGTTGATTCAAAAGGATGGAAATGGGGATTGGAGAGTCACGGGACACGGCATGCGGGTCGGGGGAGAGCGCAGCGCAACCTCCAACCTGCACGGCGGAGGAAGGGCGGTTGCCGTACCTGAGTTTTTGCGACCTCGGTTTGGGGAAGCGCGGACGGCTGAAATCGTCCGTGATTGCGAACAACTGGCGTACCAGACAGCCGAATCATTGGAAAATCATTTTGGACGGATGGTCGAATTTGGCCTGGATATCGGGATCGATGTGAATGGCCGCCCGTGGCTGATCGAGGTCAATCCCAAGCCTGCCAGGGAAGTGTTTCGCGAGATGGGGGCACTCCAGCAATACAAGCAGGCCATCAATAGACCGCTCGAGTATGCGATGTACCTCGCCCGTACGAGAGGCCAGGAGGAAAAAGAGAGCAAGTATCCACAGGCGGCCGCACGCCGATAA
- a CDS encoding GNAT family N-acetyltransferase — MIIHPLGSESQPPMDLLLLADPSRLLVEAYLKRGTCYVAASEEAIIGVYVLLPTRPDTIELVNVAVSEAHQGRGIGKKLVLHAIQQARQLGYRTIEIGTGNSSLDQLGLYQKCGFRITGVDRDFFLRHYDEPIFENGIQVVDMIRLSQDL; from the coding sequence ATGATCATCCATCCTTTAGGTTCTGAATCTCAGCCCCCGATGGACCTGCTGTTGCTTGCTGACCCTTCCCGGTTATTAGTCGAAGCTTATCTCAAGCGTGGAACCTGCTACGTCGCCGCTTCCGAAGAGGCCATCATCGGTGTCTACGTTCTTTTACCCACCCGCCCAGACACGATCGAGCTCGTAAATGTAGCGGTGTCAGAGGCCCATCAGGGGAGAGGCATCGGAAAAAAACTGGTTCTGCATGCCATCCAGCAAGCGAGGCAGCTCGGATACCGAACGATTGAGATCGGGACAGGAAATTCGAGCTTGGACCAGCTCGGCCTATACCAAAAATGCGGGTTCCGCATCACAGGAGTCGATCGGGACTTTTTTCTGCGTCATTACGATGAGCCTATTTTCGAAAATGGCATTCAGGTGGTCGATATGATTCGTCTGTCTCAAGATCTCTGA
- a CDS encoding NUDIX hydrolase — protein MIKYTICFLKRQSRFLMLNRLHPPIMGLWNGVGGKLEPDEAPLSGVLREVLEETGIPLKSAAYKGMVTWAIDGASHGGMHAFIAEVPDDFDIKTPVLIDEGILDWRELEWILHPENAGVPENLPFFLPDMLAGDDCFHYHFCYSNGTITSHEKTPLSEAILQSS, from the coding sequence GTGATCAAATACACCATTTGCTTTCTCAAGCGACAGTCTCGCTTTCTGATGCTCAATCGCCTCCATCCCCCGATTATGGGCTTATGGAACGGTGTCGGAGGCAAGCTGGAGCCAGATGAAGCCCCCCTCTCAGGAGTGCTCCGGGAAGTACTCGAAGAAACGGGAATTCCTCTCAAGTCTGCCGCATACAAAGGAATGGTTACCTGGGCCATCGACGGAGCATCGCATGGAGGGATGCATGCTTTTATCGCGGAAGTACCCGATGACTTCGACATAAAGACTCCAGTACTTATAGATGAGGGCATATTGGACTGGAGGGAGCTCGAATGGATCCTCCATCCAGAAAATGCCGGGGTTCCGGAGAATCTCCCGTTCTTTTTGCCGGACATGCTCGCCGGCGACGATTGCTTTCACTACCATTTCTGCTACTCAAACGGTACCATTACCTCACACGAAAAGACACCTTTGTCAGAAGCGATCCTCCAGTCTTCATAA
- a CDS encoding amidase family protein: MELNHESTIREWQQAMEMGTTTSRELTLSFLKRISQYDKQGIAVNAISEINPDALHIAEALDRERAEKGSRGPLHGIPVLIKDNIATHDQMHTTAGSLALADSYASADSAVATRLREAGAVILGKTNLTEWANYMSDHMTNGYSSRGGQVLNPYGPGQFDVGGSSSGSGSAIASGFAVVAVGTETSGSILHPSIRNSLVGIKPTVGLISRRGIIPISTSQDTAGPMARTVEDAAILLGALTGVDEQDPVTGKSAGLAHSDYLSHLDADGLKGARIGIIRSHFLEKCDDEEKALYEAAIAELKAAGATVIDSVTIPSENTEWGPNVLLHEFKSGVNAYLKTLPASYPIRTLSDVIAFNREHEEQALRFGQVLLERSDATSGTLTEAAYLEQRIFDLEMSQKNGIDAVLKEHNLDCILFPGANGYGIAARAGYPSVAVPAGYASSGKPFGVVFTGTAFTEPVLIRIAYAYEQASQLRVPPNMSSEE, from the coding sequence ATGGAGCTGAACCATGAATCAACAATACGCGAATGGCAGCAAGCTATGGAAATGGGAACCACCACTTCTCGAGAGCTGACTCTCTCGTTTTTAAAGCGAATTTCGCAATACGACAAGCAAGGAATCGCAGTCAATGCCATCAGTGAAATCAACCCGGACGCTCTGCATATAGCGGAAGCCCTCGACAGGGAACGGGCGGAAAAAGGAAGCCGCGGGCCGCTTCACGGCATTCCCGTTTTGATAAAGGACAACATTGCGACTCATGATCAGATGCATACGACAGCCGGTTCACTGGCACTGGCGGACTCCTATGCATCCGCAGATTCAGCGGTAGCCACTCGTCTGCGCGAAGCAGGAGCTGTCATCTTGGGGAAAACGAACCTTACCGAGTGGGCGAACTACATGTCCGACCATATGACAAACGGCTACAGCTCCCGTGGCGGACAAGTGTTGAATCCATACGGACCCGGTCAATTTGACGTGGGCGGGTCGAGCTCCGGCTCAGGCTCTGCCATCGCTTCCGGTTTTGCGGTAGTGGCAGTCGGAACCGAGACATCCGGCTCGATTCTCCATCCTTCCATTCGCAACTCGCTGGTCGGGATCAAGCCGACTGTCGGACTGATCAGCCGCCGCGGAATCATCCCCATCTCGACCAGCCAGGACACAGCGGGTCCCATGGCGCGCACCGTCGAAGATGCCGCCATCCTGCTCGGTGCACTCACCGGAGTGGACGAGCAAGATCCTGTCACCGGGAAAAGTGCTGGTCTCGCCCATTCCGACTACCTGTCACACCTGGATGCGGATGGATTGAAAGGAGCTCGGATCGGGATCATTCGCTCGCACTTTCTGGAGAAATGCGATGACGAAGAAAAAGCTCTGTATGAAGCAGCCATTGCCGAATTGAAAGCGGCCGGGGCTACGGTCATCGATTCTGTGACCATTCCCTCCGAGAATACGGAATGGGGGCCGAATGTCCTCCTCCACGAATTCAAGTCGGGCGTGAATGCTTACCTCAAAACACTCCCTGCCTCCTACCCCATCCGTACCCTTTCGGATGTGATTGCATTCAACCGGGAGCATGAGGAGCAGGCACTGCGCTTTGGGCAGGTGCTGCTGGAGCGATCCGATGCCACGAGCGGAACCCTGACAGAAGCCGCGTATTTGGAGCAGCGTATCTTTGATCTGGAAATGTCGCAGAAAAATGGAATCGATGCCGTCCTGAAGGAGCACAATCTGGATTGTATCCTGTTTCCAGGAGCGAATGGATACGGGATTGCTGCGCGGGCAGGCTATCCTTCCGTCGCTGTCCCTGCCGGCTACGCTTCATCAGGCAAGCCCTTTGGCGTGGTTTTTACCGGTACTGCTTTCACAGAGCCTGTTCTGATTCGCATCGCCTATGCATACGAGCAAGCGAGCCAGCTGCGTGTCCCACCCAACATGAGCTCGGAAGAATAA